One window of the Rufibacter radiotolerans genome contains the following:
- a CDS encoding lipoprotein signal peptidase — protein MKYAKYYLLALLVIAIDQAVKMLVHYNMQMGLPGQIPVFGEWFKLHYTLNPGMAFGVELGSDYGKIILTVFRMVAMVGIGYLVYYLVKHRYHQGLIWCVGLILGGAIGNLVDSIFYGVFLDNAPYDASTPWLHGQVIDMFYIDIWEGILPHWIPVIGGTPMSLWPIFNVADAAIFVGVLIIIFNQNRFLNPPSTHEKHEMNAVEA, from the coding sequence ATGAAATACGCTAAATATTATCTGCTTGCCCTATTGGTGATTGCGATTGACCAGGCGGTGAAGATGCTGGTGCATTACAATATGCAAATGGGCCTGCCAGGGCAAATCCCGGTTTTTGGGGAGTGGTTCAAGCTGCATTACACCCTAAACCCCGGCATGGCCTTCGGTGTGGAGCTGGGCTCTGACTACGGCAAGATCATTCTGACCGTCTTTAGGATGGTGGCCATGGTTGGCATTGGCTATTTAGTGTATTACCTGGTCAAGCACCGCTACCACCAGGGCTTGATCTGGTGCGTGGGCTTGATCCTGGGCGGAGCGATTGGTAATTTGGTAGACAGTATTTTCTACGGGGTGTTTTTAGACAATGCGCCCTATGACGCCAGCACTCCCTGGCTGCACGGCCAGGTCATAGACATGTTCTACATTGATATATGGGAAGGCATCCTGCCGCATTGGATTCCGGTGATTGGAGGGACGCCCATGTCGCTTTGGCCAATCTTTAACGTGGCAGACGCGGCCATCTTTGTAGGGGTCCTGATTATTATCTTTAACCAGAACAGATTCCTGAACCCACCATCTACGCATGAGAAGCACGAAATGAATGCCGTAGAGGCATAA